The Lepeophtheirus salmonis chromosome 1, UVic_Lsal_1.4, whole genome shotgun sequence genome has a segment encoding these proteins:
- the LOC121131856 gene encoding neprilysin-2 isoform X2 has product MNIYLRLIIVLTTIKDFINANKVCNSIGCQQTAKTILENMDSTVNPCDDFYAFSCGGFINKTIVPNGEEKVNVLTKTKDGLIRDINDLMNEELNSSELQIFKDMKTFYKTCIDENKIEELGVTPMKDILKQMGGWPVIECDSWSIPRQTYRWYNETLKLRKLGFSAKYFLNFLVETDIKNPNKRIITLDQPYVGFSKFLLQFGNDSIIEYIQYMVNMAVLLGATEEKARKEMLQVFEFQKSLMNISIKDPNLTDQYELMKVKDLRKLDGCIDWQSYINGMISNSSIFVEKEEEVVVYGRSYIEKLKNLILKTPIRVQANYMLWRVVEDSLLYLNKEAQDIANNFVTPVFGYAPETDRTKVCYKIVEESIGIGMSSMYIRRYLAKIPKDLSVMLDTYLKNEYLKSLSEVSWMDDETKKRAEVKMRKMKILIGYPPELLSDVEMKKYYQGLQSLEKDKHFTNMLSLMHYSKTKDYSLLRVPVTKNHWTKSGTIAIGNGAYRSLVNAYEIYAGIIRGIIYAEDRPKYINFALLAFIAGHEITHAFDVRGRTINEKGEEENWWSNATLRMFEDKKQCLINQYNNYEHSDDTPLDGEFLFSENMADNVGINVAHKAYLSAIKNDDHDEDLLPGLNYTQEQLYWISSANLWCSVYNPEYIFYEIFDDHSPNKYRVIGPLSNRPEFSKAFHCAANTPMNRTEKCQMI; this is encoded by the exons ATGAATATTTATCTGAGACTCATCATTGTTCTTACAACAATCAAAGACTTcataaatgcaaataaagttTGCAATTCTATTGGTTGTCAACAAACAGCTAAAACTATCTTAGAAAATATGGACAGTACCGTAAACCCATGTGATGATTTTTATGCATTTTCTTGTGGAGGGTTCATCAACAAAACCATTGTTCCGAATGGCGAAGAAAAAGTCAACGTCTTGACCAAAACCAAGGATGGATTAATTAGGGAT atCAATGATTTAATGAATGAAGAACTCAATTCATCAGAACTACAGATATTTAAGGATATGAAAACCTTTTACAAGACAtgcattgatgaaaataaaatagaagaattAGGTGTAACTCCAATGAAGGATATCTTAAAGCAAATGGGAGGATGGCCCGTTATTGAATGTGACTCTTGGTCTATACCACGTCAAACCTATCGATGGTACAATGAAACCCTCAAACTAAGAAAATTGGGGTTTTCCgcaaagtattttcttaattttttggtcGAAACGGATATCAAAAACCCTAACAAGAGAATTATAACGTTGGATCAGCCATATGTAGGATTTTCCAAGTTTTTACTCCAATTTGGAAATGATAGTATTATA gaatatattcaatatatggtAAATATGGCAGTCTTACTGGGAGCAACGGAAGAAAAAGCCAGAAAAGAGATGCTTCAAgtctttgaatttcaaaaaagcttAATGAATATATCTATTAAGGATCCAAATTTAACGGATCAATATGAATTGATGAAAGTTAAAGATTTAAGGAAATTAGACGGATGCATTGATTGGCAAAGCTATATTAACGGCATGATTTCAAACTCTAGTATTTTT gTGGAAAAGGAGGAAGAAGTTGTGGTATATGGACGTTCGtacattgaaaaattgaaaaatttaattttaaagaccCCAATTAGAGTCCAAGCAAATTATATGCTTTGGAGAGTTGTAGAAGACTCCTTATTATACCTAAATAAGGAAGCACAAGATATTGCAAATAACTTTGTAACTCCTGTCTTTGGCTACGCACCAGAGACGGATCGTACTAAAGTTTGTTACAAAATAGTCGAAGAGTCCATTGGAATAGGAATGAGTTCGATGTATATTCGAAGATACTTGGCTAAAATACCAAAGGATCTATCTGTAATGCTTGATacgtatttgaaaaatgaatatttaaagagtTTAAGTGAGGTTAGTTGGATGGACGATGAGACCAAGAAGCGAGCTGAGgtaaaaatgaggaaaatgaaGATTCTTATAGGATACCCACCTGAACTATTAAGTGATGTGGAAATGAAGAAATACTATCAGGGGCTTCAATCTTTGGAAAAAGACAAACACTTTACAAATATGCTGTCATTAATGCATTACTCAAAAACAAAGGACTATTCATTACTTCGAGTTCCg gTCACCAAAAACCACTGGACAAAGAGTGGAACGATTGCAATTGGTAATGGAGCTTATAGATCATTGGTAAATGCTTATGAAATTTACGCCGGTATAATTCGAGGAATAATATATGCAGAAGATCgtccaaaatatattaactttgcACTCCTCGCTTTCATCGCTGGCCATGAAATCACACATGCATTCGATGTTCGTGGACGAACAATTAACGAAAAAG GAGAAGAAGAGAATTGGTGGAGCAATGCCACACTCAGAATGTTTGAAGACAAGAAGCAATGTCTGATTAATcagtataataattatgaacattCTGATGATACACCCTTAGACGGAGAATTTTTGTTTAGTGAGAACATGGCAGATAATGTTGGAATTAATGTCGCACATAAAGCATATC TCTCAGCCATCAAGAATGATGACCATGATGAAGATCTTCTTCCAGGGTTAAATTATACCCAGGAACAACTCTATTGGATAAGTAGTGCAAATCTTTGGTGTTCTGTATATAATCCAGAATACATTTTCTACGAAATATTTGATGATCATTCTCCGAACAAGTATCGTGTTATTGGACCTTTGTCTAATAGACCCGAATTTTCAAAGGCTTTTCATTGTGCTGCAAATACACCCATGAATAGAACTGAAAAAtgtcaaatgatataa
- the LOC121131855 gene encoding Na(+)/dicarboxylate cotransporter 3 — protein sequence MGQNFYSGHFGPFSFVFFRTYLAILIPISLLPVLFIDDTKPKECKCLYVVLLMAFFWFFQVIPIVVTAFIPLVLFPLFEIQSTSQVSPNYLTASNSLFLAGLIFAIAVEDSGLDKRIAITFLNVTGPKPKRLLFGIMAVTGFLSLLVSNTATTAMMIPVLKSILDSTSIKKNAMMQEKYTNGLLLAVAYSSNIGGTGFLTGSPPNLVAPALLEKKFGSAAGISFIKWAMFAIPLMLVNLCFAGIWLYFSFGFSKYEKAEIVQVEGEEITQDLAYEKAAKILKNKKKELGSITGREALITIIFSTTVLLWFFKTPKIFPGWSNLFPEVSVASSTPAFLMIIIMFLIPRKFVFWPFIKWNDIPQSSEALITWKAVEKKLPWGIMFLLGGGTAMAEGTIESGLSKWLVKGLRSSMSSITPWVINLIFCFIMTFGTEFMSNTAAASIMVPILVDLSTVMCESPLYFVTSTVICSSYAFMVPVATAPNALVYDASSISQFHMMKIGFVMNIICIITTTIAINLYGGLVFTFSPLPEWMMEYYRVHNDTIFS from the exons ATGGGACAAAACTTTTATTCAGGCCATTTTGGTccattttcatttgtttttttccgGACGTATCTGGCAATTTTAATACCGATATCTCTACTACCCGTACTATTTATTGATGATACAAAGCCCAAGGAATGTAAATGCCTATACGTTGTTTTGCTTATGgcatttttttggttttttcaagTCATACCTATTGTTGTAACAGCCTTTATACCTTTGGTACTCTTCCCATTATTTGAGATCCAATCTACA AGTCAAGTATCTCCAAACTATTTGACGGCTTCAAACAGTCTTTTTCTAGCAGGACTTATTTTTGCTATTGCAGTTGAAGATAGTGGATTGGATAAAAGGATAGcgataacttttttgaatgtCACTGGCCCCAAGCCAAAGAGATTGCTTTTTGGAATAATGGCCGTGACTGGTTTTCTTTCACTTTTAGTGTCCAATACTGCAACTACGGCTATGATGATTCCAGTCCTAAAAAGTATCTTAGATTCAACGTCAATTAAGAAAAATGCTATGATGCAGGAGAAGTATACTAATGGATTGTTATTGGCTGTTGCTTATTCTTCAAACATTGGTGGTACAGGATTTCTTACGGGATCTCCTCCAAATCTGGTTGCTCCGgcacttttggaaaaaaaatttggttctgCCGCAGGCATTTCTTTCATTAAGTGGGCAATGTTTGCTATTCCTCTTATGCTTGTGAATTTATGCTTTGCTGGAATCTGGCTATACTTTAGTtttggattttcaaaatatgaaaaggcTGAAATAGTACAA GTAGAAGGTGAAGAAATAACACAAGATTTGGCTTATGAAAAGGctgctaaaatattaaaaaataagaaaaaagagttgGGCTCCATCACTGGTAGAGAAgctttaataactattatattttctacTACTGTTCtactttggttttttaaaacCCCTAAGATATTTCCTGGATGGAGTAATTTATTTCCGGAAGTATCAGTTGCTTCTTCAACGCCGGCTTTTTTAATGATCATAATCATGTTTTTAATTccaagaaaatttgttttttggccATTCATTAAGTGGAATGATATTCCTCAGAGTTCGGAAGCTTTAATTACATGGAAGgctgtagaaaaaaaacttccttgGGGTATAATGTTCTTATTAGGTGGAGGAACTGCTATGGCTGAGGGAACAATCGAATCGGGATTAAGCAAATGGCTAGTAAAGGGATTGAGATCTTCAATGAGTTCAATAACACCTTGGGTTATTAACcttatattttgctttattatgaCTTTTGGTACAGAATTTATGTCAAATACAGCTGCGGCCAGTATTATGGTTCCCATTCTTGTGGATTTGTCTACCGTTATGTGTGAAAGTCCTCTTTACTTTG TGACGTCAACTGTAATATGCAGTTCATACGCCTTTATGGTTCCAGTAGCTACAGCTCCTAACGCATTGGTATATGATGCCTCCTCAATATCGCAATTTCATATGATGAAAATCGGCTTCGTAATGAATATAATCTGCATTATTACAACAACTATAGCTATTAATCTCTATGGAGGATTAGTCTTCACATTTAGTCCTCTTCCCGAATGGATGATGGAATACTACAGGGTACACAATGACACAATTTTTTCATGA
- the LOC121131856 gene encoding neprilysin-2 isoform X1: protein MVLLVKKLSRMNIYLRLIIVLTTIKDFINANKVCNSIGCQQTAKTILENMDSTVNPCDDFYAFSCGGFINKTIVPNGEEKVNVLTKTKDGLIRDINDLMNEELNSSELQIFKDMKTFYKTCIDENKIEELGVTPMKDILKQMGGWPVIECDSWSIPRQTYRWYNETLKLRKLGFSAKYFLNFLVETDIKNPNKRIITLDQPYVGFSKFLLQFGNDSIIEYIQYMVNMAVLLGATEEKARKEMLQVFEFQKSLMNISIKDPNLTDQYELMKVKDLRKLDGCIDWQSYINGMISNSSIFVEKEEEVVVYGRSYIEKLKNLILKTPIRVQANYMLWRVVEDSLLYLNKEAQDIANNFVTPVFGYAPETDRTKVCYKIVEESIGIGMSSMYIRRYLAKIPKDLSVMLDTYLKNEYLKSLSEVSWMDDETKKRAEVKMRKMKILIGYPPELLSDVEMKKYYQGLQSLEKDKHFTNMLSLMHYSKTKDYSLLRVPVTKNHWTKSGTIAIGNGAYRSLVNAYEIYAGIIRGIIYAEDRPKYINFALLAFIAGHEITHAFDVRGRTINEKGEEENWWSNATLRMFEDKKQCLINQYNNYEHSDDTPLDGEFLFSENMADNVGINVAHKAYLSAIKNDDHDEDLLPGLNYTQEQLYWISSANLWCSVYNPEYIFYEIFDDHSPNKYRVIGPLSNRPEFSKAFHCAANTPMNRTEKCQMI from the exons ATGGTTCTTCTTGTTAAAAAACTGTCAAG AATGAATATTTATCTGAGACTCATCATTGTTCTTACAACAATCAAAGACTTcataaatgcaaataaagttTGCAATTCTATTGGTTGTCAACAAACAGCTAAAACTATCTTAGAAAATATGGACAGTACCGTAAACCCATGTGATGATTTTTATGCATTTTCTTGTGGAGGGTTCATCAACAAAACCATTGTTCCGAATGGCGAAGAAAAAGTCAACGTCTTGACCAAAACCAAGGATGGATTAATTAGGGAT atCAATGATTTAATGAATGAAGAACTCAATTCATCAGAACTACAGATATTTAAGGATATGAAAACCTTTTACAAGACAtgcattgatgaaaataaaatagaagaattAGGTGTAACTCCAATGAAGGATATCTTAAAGCAAATGGGAGGATGGCCCGTTATTGAATGTGACTCTTGGTCTATACCACGTCAAACCTATCGATGGTACAATGAAACCCTCAAACTAAGAAAATTGGGGTTTTCCgcaaagtattttcttaattttttggtcGAAACGGATATCAAAAACCCTAACAAGAGAATTATAACGTTGGATCAGCCATATGTAGGATTTTCCAAGTTTTTACTCCAATTTGGAAATGATAGTATTATA gaatatattcaatatatggtAAATATGGCAGTCTTACTGGGAGCAACGGAAGAAAAAGCCAGAAAAGAGATGCTTCAAgtctttgaatttcaaaaaagcttAATGAATATATCTATTAAGGATCCAAATTTAACGGATCAATATGAATTGATGAAAGTTAAAGATTTAAGGAAATTAGACGGATGCATTGATTGGCAAAGCTATATTAACGGCATGATTTCAAACTCTAGTATTTTT gTGGAAAAGGAGGAAGAAGTTGTGGTATATGGACGTTCGtacattgaaaaattgaaaaatttaattttaaagaccCCAATTAGAGTCCAAGCAAATTATATGCTTTGGAGAGTTGTAGAAGACTCCTTATTATACCTAAATAAGGAAGCACAAGATATTGCAAATAACTTTGTAACTCCTGTCTTTGGCTACGCACCAGAGACGGATCGTACTAAAGTTTGTTACAAAATAGTCGAAGAGTCCATTGGAATAGGAATGAGTTCGATGTATATTCGAAGATACTTGGCTAAAATACCAAAGGATCTATCTGTAATGCTTGATacgtatttgaaaaatgaatatttaaagagtTTAAGTGAGGTTAGTTGGATGGACGATGAGACCAAGAAGCGAGCTGAGgtaaaaatgaggaaaatgaaGATTCTTATAGGATACCCACCTGAACTATTAAGTGATGTGGAAATGAAGAAATACTATCAGGGGCTTCAATCTTTGGAAAAAGACAAACACTTTACAAATATGCTGTCATTAATGCATTACTCAAAAACAAAGGACTATTCATTACTTCGAGTTCCg gTCACCAAAAACCACTGGACAAAGAGTGGAACGATTGCAATTGGTAATGGAGCTTATAGATCATTGGTAAATGCTTATGAAATTTACGCCGGTATAATTCGAGGAATAATATATGCAGAAGATCgtccaaaatatattaactttgcACTCCTCGCTTTCATCGCTGGCCATGAAATCACACATGCATTCGATGTTCGTGGACGAACAATTAACGAAAAAG GAGAAGAAGAGAATTGGTGGAGCAATGCCACACTCAGAATGTTTGAAGACAAGAAGCAATGTCTGATTAATcagtataataattatgaacattCTGATGATACACCCTTAGACGGAGAATTTTTGTTTAGTGAGAACATGGCAGATAATGTTGGAATTAATGTCGCACATAAAGCATATC TCTCAGCCATCAAGAATGATGACCATGATGAAGATCTTCTTCCAGGGTTAAATTATACCCAGGAACAACTCTATTGGATAAGTAGTGCAAATCTTTGGTGTTCTGTATATAATCCAGAATACATTTTCTACGAAATATTTGATGATCATTCTCCGAACAAGTATCGTGTTATTGGACCTTTGTCTAATAGACCCGAATTTTCAAAGGCTTTTCATTGTGCTGCAAATACACCCATGAATAGAACTGAAAAAtgtcaaatgatataa